The genomic DNA ATTGACTCTAATCCAGTAATGGTTTTTATGAAAGGGACTAAGTTGATGCCTCAATGCGGTTTTTCTAATAACGTAGTTCAAATACTAAATTCGCTAGGTGTAGAATTTAATACTTTTGATGTTTTAAGTGATTTCGAGATAAGAGAAGGAATCAAAGAATATTCAGAATGGCCAACAATTCCTCAAGTTTATTTAAAAGGAGAATTTCTTGGTGGTTCAGACATTCTTATCGAGATGTACAACTCAGGATCCCTAAAAGAAAAAATAGAAATTGAATTAGCGTCTTAAGACAATTAGTAAGTATAAATACTGATTTAGTTAATAAAAATTAATATTTCAAATCCTTTTTTTATTAAAAAAACCCCGATTTTGCCCCCCTTCTGGTTCAATAAAACTTGATGGATCCAAAATCCATCTTTCTATTATTCTTTCTAATTTATCTTGATCTCTTTCTTCTAAAGCACTGCAATTCCTTAAGGCTTGGAGATAACCATCACTATACAATTTAAGATCAGATTGAGTATGGAAACGATTAACCAAGTCTTGGCAACTATCGCAAATAGATTGAAAATGACGAATTGCCTTAGGATTATCAAATGATGTCATAATTCGATAGATTCTGATTTTTATTTAGCATTTGTTATACCTTATTAAGGATGATTAAAAATTGCCTGGCCCAACAGTAATTAAGAATGCAATCAACTGAGCAAATCTTAGCTTCAACCCCTGGCAGTTCACAATTGCCTTCGAGCTCTCAAACTCCATCAAGAGTTCTTGTTGTTGAACCTCACCCCACACTTAGAACAGTCCTAGTACAAAGACTTCGTCAAGATGGTCATTTAGCTGCTGCCGTTGGATCAGCTGCGGAGGCTATTGACCTTTGCAGAGAACAGTCTCCTGATCTTTTGGTCAGCGCAGAAATCCTTGAACAAAATACTGCTATGAGACTTGCTCAACAGTTAGGAAGTGCTGTTATCGTTCTTACAGCAAGATCAGGAGTAGAAGCCCTAGTAAATCTTCTGGATGAAGGAGCCGATGATGTTCTTAGAAAGCCATTCGGACTAGAAGAGCTTGCAGCAAGATGTAGAACTCTATTAAAAAGAGGAAGAATAGGATTACAAGAAAAGGTCGAAGTTGGTCCTTTAGAAGTACATCTTCTTTTAAGGCAGGTTACTCTTAGCGAGAAGCCTGTAGAGCTAAGCCCAAGAGAGTTTGCGCTTCTGTGTGCTCTTCTTATGCCTCCTGGTATGGTAAGAAGTCGCCAAGAGCTTCTAAGGATGGCTTGGCCTCCGTTTAGCGGAGGACCAAGATCTGTAGATACACAAGTCTTGACGTTAAGAAGAAAATTAGAGCAGGCAGGATTAGGAGAAGGTGGTGGAATAACTACTGTTAGACAACAAGGTTATCGATTCAGTATTGACAATATTTAGTATAAAAAAGCAAAAAATTCACCAGCAATCATTAAAACTGACAATAAAGTCAATAACTTATAAGTCCAAAGAGGTGATATATAAGAAATATCATTTATATCAATATCAGTATTCTTTGAGACAATTAATAAAAACTTTTCGAAATTTTCTAATCTTTGTGGAAGTAAAAAATTTTCACCTTTATTATTATTGAAATAAAAGACCTTACTACCCTGACTCGTGGGCAGAGATTTGATTAACTTAATCTCTTTCCAAGAAATCTCCCAATTTTTTCTCCCTAAAATTTTAGAAATAAAACTAGTTTTATATGAAATTTTATTATTGCAAGTTTCTACGTAATCATTCGTGATATTGATAATTAGGTAAAGACCTAAAAAAAATGTAAAAATGGAGGGGATTTTTAATTTATCAATTGATATAAAAGGTATAGGAATTGTAAGCGCTAAATATAAAGAAATTAAAGAACTTTTTACAAAAAAAAGAGTTTTAAACCTTTCTATCATCTGCTAAAAAACCTCTTAATCTGGCAAGTTAAAACTATTAATATTTAATTTTGAACCTATTTTATGAGCACAAGCGTATCCACTAAAAGCTACTGCATTTAAGCCTTGCCCTGGAAAACATGAATCCCCTACGCAATAAAGGTTTTTAATTTTTGTAGTATTAAAAGGCATTGGCAAAAGTCCAAGTAACTTTTGACTAGGTATAGGTCCATAACTACCTTCATATCTTCCAAGAAATTTTTTGTGGGTCTTTGGAGTTCCAATTTCTTTGTGATCAATATTTTGTTCAAGATTAGGTAATATAGTTGATATCTTTTCAACAAGAAATGAAAAGTATTTTTCTTTTTTTTGCAGATATTCTGTTCTTGATAAACCTTCCCATTCACTCATTGATGAAGGTGTGAATGCATGTACGATATGTTTACCTTCTGGGGCTAAAGACGAATCAAGCAAAGTAGGAATAGATACAAAAATCACTCCCTTTTCACTTTCCAATTCATCCCAATTTTCAACGATTATATGATGACAATTAAAGCTATTGCTTATTAGATTTTTTTCAACACCAAGATGAATTGAGACAAAAGATGGAGAAGGTTTGTAGGTCTCTGACCATTTATATTCACTTTTTGGGACATTCTTACTTTCAATTAATCCTTTCTTTTTATCTTTCAGTCCAAATGTATCCCATCTAGTTGAATTGGATACAATAATATCTGAGTAAATTTCCTCCCCATTTGAGAGCTTAACTCCTACAGCCTTCTTGTCCTTTAAGAGGATCTCTGTCACATTGGCTTTATAACGAATTTGGCTGCCTAGTTTTTCGATACCAGCAACTAATTTTTCTGCTATTGTTCCTACACCACCTTTTGGATAATTTATACCGCCAGCATGCCTATCTGTAAATACCATTCCGGCATTAATCATAGGAGTTTTGAGGGCTGGCATTACTGACCAGCAAAAACATTCTATGTCGATAAATTTTAGGAGTTCAGGATCCTTTATGAACTTTCTGGCGACATCTCCTGCGTTTACAGGTAACCATCTTGCCAACCCCAAGCAGGATAATGGAGATTTAAAGAAAACTTTTAAAAGATAACTTGGATCCTCTATTGATAAAAGAGGCATTGAATCTAAACATTTAAATACATTTGCGCAAGTATCGTAAAAATTTTTTATACCTTTTTTTTCCTTCGGAAAACTTTCTGATAATTTATTAATGAATTTATCATAACTTTTATCTACTGAAATACTAAAATTATTTGGAAGATGATACTCAAGTTGCACCGGATCAGGAATAGTTTCGCATTTCTCATTTACGTCTTTTAATGCACGAGTTAATAAATTAGTATAACCTTTATCTCCAAATCCAAATATCATTGAAGCACCAACATCAAAGGTATAGCCTTTCCTCTTGAAAGACCCCCCACTTCCTCCTGGAATAATATATTTTTCAAGTACTAAAACTTCAGCACCTTTAGCAGCTAATTGTGATGCTGTTACTAATCCTCCAATTCCTGAGCCAATAATAATTGCATCAAAATTTGCTTTATTAGATTTCATATTAATAATTT from Prochlorococcus marinus XMU1402 includes the following:
- the crtH gene encoding carotenoid isomerase — protein: MKSNKANFDAIIIGSGIGGLVTASQLAAKGAEVLVLEKYIIPGGSGGSFKRKGYTFDVGASMIFGFGDKGYTNLLTRALKDVNEKCETIPDPVQLEYHLPNNFSISVDKSYDKFINKLSESFPKEKKGIKNFYDTCANVFKCLDSMPLLSIEDPSYLLKVFFKSPLSCLGLARWLPVNAGDVARKFIKDPELLKFIDIECFCWSVMPALKTPMINAGMVFTDRHAGGINYPKGGVGTIAEKLVAGIEKLGSQIRYKANVTEILLKDKKAVGVKLSNGEEIYSDIIVSNSTRWDTFGLKDKKKGLIESKNVPKSEYKWSETYKPSPSFVSIHLGVEKNLISNSFNCHHIIVENWDELESEKGVIFVSIPTLLDSSLAPEGKHIVHAFTPSSMSEWEGLSRTEYLQKKEKYFSFLVEKISTILPNLEQNIDHKEIGTPKTHKKFLGRYEGSYGPIPSQKLLGLLPMPFNTTKIKNLYCVGDSCFPGQGLNAVAFSGYACAHKIGSKLNINSFNLPD
- a CDS encoding DUF6761 family protein: MTSFDNPKAIRHFQSICDSCQDLVNRFHTQSDLKLYSDGYLQALRNCSALEERDQDKLERIIERWILDPSSFIEPEGGQNRGFFNKKRI
- the grxD gene encoding Grx4 family monothiol glutaredoxin, which produces MDNLTKDKIQKLIDSNPVMVFMKGTKLMPQCGFSNNVVQILNSLGVEFNTFDVLSDFEIREGIKEYSEWPTIPQVYLKGEFLGGSDILIEMYNSGSLKEKIEIELAS
- a CDS encoding response regulator transcription factor, encoding MQSTEQILASTPGSSQLPSSSQTPSRVLVVEPHPTLRTVLVQRLRQDGHLAAAVGSAAEAIDLCREQSPDLLVSAEILEQNTAMRLAQQLGSAVIVLTARSGVEALVNLLDEGADDVLRKPFGLEELAARCRTLLKRGRIGLQEKVEVGPLEVHLLLRQVTLSEKPVELSPREFALLCALLMPPGMVRSRQELLRMAWPPFSGGPRSVDTQVLTLRRKLEQAGLGEGGGITTVRQQGYRFSIDNI